The Carassius carassius chromosome 2, fCarCar2.1, whole genome shotgun sequence genome has a segment encoding these proteins:
- the LOC132106720 gene encoding terminal nucleotidyltransferase 4B-like, which translates to MDPRIAWFQPEQRGPANNLWMHIWETTQTLGRLYFNSNCNTASAKLTSSSNAADRSGKPKDHRGMSGSKPDSDVSDQQDFIPLEANSSSRGVGGGGQVVGSRFAVVGTELPSKRKRDNKASTFGFNRNLLLTDGVEDIYTGTPWKSRNYSEGIVGLHEEIKDFYEYISPRPEEDHMRQEVVDRIQRVIKDLWPNAEVQVFGSFSTGLYLPTSDIDLVVFGHWETLPLWTLEEALRKRKIADENSVKVLDKATVPIIKLTDLHTEVKVDISFNVQNGVKAANLIKEFKQQFPVLPYLVLVLKQFLLQRELNEVFTGGIGSYSLFLMVVSFLQLHYREDACSSNPNLGVLLIEFFELYGRHFNYLKTGIRIKDGGSYVAKDEVQKGMLDGYRPSMLYIEDPLQPGNDVGRSSYGAMQVKAAFDYAYVVLNHAVSPIAKYYPNNKSESILGRIIRVTQEVAEYRDWISAHWGQQSNNEPVLNCNANDVTLLVESEELDECNNNVSEDSAVLPTVPRSKVSSNSSSPSPSLPSSPSSSSPSSTASSSSDADSDGTPYKTLKALGGRGSNSYSENTVRNLSNHRSQNHSATMPTPTYKGNKSRQLAKSAQGPHNNPNKILQNSKSQKTNMKKRKPQREVAREDLCR; encoded by the exons ATGGATCCTAGAATCGCCTGGTTTCAGCCAGAACAGCGCGGACCTGCCAACAACCTGTGGATGCACATTTGGGAAACGACGCAGACGCTGGGAAGACTCTACTTCAACAGCAACTGCAACACAGCCAGCGCCAAACTGACGAGCAGCAGCAACGCGGCCGACCGCAGCGGCAAGCCCAAGGATCATCGGGGGATGTCTGGATCCAAACCCGACAGTGATGTCTCCGATCAACAAGATTTTATCCCTCTGGAAGCCAATAGCAGCAGCAGGGGTGTCGGCGGAGGGGGGCAAGTGGTTGGCAGTAGGTTTGCGGTCGTGGGAACTGAGTTGCCAAGCAAGAGGAAAAGAGACAACAAGGCGAGCACCTTTGGTTTTAACAGAAATCTGCTGCTGACAGATGGAGTGGAGGACATTTACACGGGCACACCGTGGAAGAGCAGAAACTACTCGGAAGGCATTGTGGG gCTGCATGAGGAGATAAAGGACTTTTATGAGTATATTTCTCCTCGTCCAGAGGAGGACCACATGAGGCAAGAGGTGGTGGACAGGATCCAGAGAGTCATCAAGGACTTGTGGCCCAATGCTGAG GTTCAAGTGTTTGGCAGCTTCAGCACAGGCTTGTATTTACCTACAAG TGATATAGACTTGGTGGTTTTTGGTCACTGGGAGACTTTACCTCTCTGGACTCTGGAAGAGGCGCTACGCAAGAGAAAAATTGCAGATGAGAACTCTGTCAAAGTCCTGGACAAAGCAACG GTTCCCATCATTAAACTGACAGATCTGCACACAGAGGTAAAAGTGGACATCAGCTTTAATGTACAGAACGGTGTTAAAGCTGCAAACCTCATCAAGGAGTTCAAACAG CAATTTCCCGTATTACCGTACCTGGTGCTGGTTTTGAAGCAGTTTTTGCTGCAAAGAGAGCTGAATGAGGTTTTTACGGGAGGCATCGGATCGTACAGTCTCTTCCTCATGGTTGTCAGCTTCTTACAG CTGCACTACAGAGAGGATGCGTGTAGTTCAAACCCAAACCTGGGTGTCCTGCTGATTGAGTTTTTTGAGCTGTACGGACGCCATTTTAACTACCTGAAGACAGGGATCAGGATAAAAGATGGTGGCTCTTACGTGGCCAAGGATGAAGTGCAGAAAGGCATGCTGGATGGGTACAGACCTTCTATGCTTTACATTGAGGATCCTTTGCAGccag GAAATGATGTTGGGCGAAGTTCATATGGGGCGATGCAGGTGAAAGCGGCTTTTGATTACGCTTACGTTGTCTTAAATCATGCTGTGTCCCCGATTGCCAAGTACTACCCCAACAACAAGTCAGAGAG TATTCTAGGTAGAATAATCCGTGTCACACAGGAAGTAGCGGAGTACCGTGACTGGATCAGTGCACATTGGGGCCAGCAGAGCAACAATGAGCCGGTCCTCAACTGTAATG CAAATGATGTCACGCTGCTCGTGGAGTCGGAGGAGCTTGATGAgtgtaataataatgtttcagaaGATAGTGCGGTGCTTCCTACTGTTCCCCGGAGCAAAGTGTCCTCAAACTCCTCCTCTCCTTCCCCCTCTCTCCCTTCATCACCATCCTCATCATCGCCTTCTTCAACAGCCTCTAGCTCGAGTGATGCG gacTCTGATGGAACACCCTATAAAACTTTGAAAGCTTTGGGTGGCCGGGGCTCTAACTCTTACAGTGAGAATACAGTAAGGAATCTGTCCAATCACAGATCACAAAATCATTCAGCAACAATGCCCACCCCCACTTATAAGGGCAATAAG agtcgGCAGCTTGCTAAAAGTGCTCAAGGGCCACACAACAACCCCAACAAGATCCTGCAAAACAGCAAGTCCCAAAAAACCAACATGAAGAAGAGGAAACCTCAGCGTGAGGTAGCGCGTGAGGACCTGTGTAGATAG